One Burkholderiales bacterium genomic window carries:
- a CDS encoding TrkH family potassium uptake protein produces the protein MYRTLPVINLLGQLIVLFSLTMVVPLMYSLITRDAALYAYDKAILVTVVSGFVMALVSRKHKR, from the coding sequence ATGTATCGCACTCTTCCGGTCATCAACCTGTTGGGTCAGTTGATCGTCCTGTTTTCGCTGACCATGGTCGTGCCGCTGATGTATTCTTTAATCACCAGGGACGCAGCGCTTTACGCTTACGACAAGGCGATTCTCGTCACGGTGGTCAGCGGCTTCGTGATGGCGCTTGTATCGCGCAAGCACAAACG